Proteins encoded within one genomic window of Micromonospora halotolerans:
- a CDS encoding TetR/AcrR family transcriptional regulator — protein MARAVPETHGEILAAAARRFAVTGYKGTSLQDIARAVGCSKATVLYHFANKEALLGELMAPAIAVLEALDARLAGTTGAAAQQIAGEGFVDLAVRFRRQIALLRGEFPDLLQQPAFAHIQQISERLVAAFAGHSDRPSARIAALVVLAGIAETCAEFIDIPDDELRPALLAVVRRALEPVT, from the coding sequence ATGGCACGGGCGGTACCGGAGACCCACGGCGAGATCCTCGCGGCGGCGGCGCGACGCTTCGCCGTCACCGGCTACAAGGGCACGTCGCTCCAGGACATCGCCCGTGCGGTGGGCTGCTCGAAGGCGACCGTGCTCTACCACTTCGCCAACAAGGAAGCGCTCCTCGGTGAGCTGATGGCACCCGCCATCGCGGTGCTGGAGGCGCTCGACGCCCGCCTCGCCGGCACCACCGGCGCGGCGGCGCAGCAGATCGCCGGCGAGGGCTTCGTCGACCTGGCGGTGCGCTTCCGCCGGCAGATCGCGCTGCTCCGGGGCGAGTTCCCCGACCTGCTCCAGCAGCCCGCCTTCGCGCACATCCAGCAGATCTCCGAACGGCTCGTCGCGGCCTTCGCCGGCCACTCCGACCGGCCCTCCGCGCGGATCGCCGCGCTCGTGGTGCTCGCCGGCATCGCCGAGACGTGCGCCGAGTTCATCGACATCCCCGACGACGAACTGCGGCCCGCCCTGCTGGCCGTCGTCCGGCGGGCCCTCGAACCCGTCACCTGA
- a CDS encoding winged helix-turn-helix transcriptional regulator, with translation MSQGNRCVSVQADQARACTVREALDRVGGKWSIGILIAASQGPIRFTELERQVEGISRRMLTLTLRNLERDGLLHRRVHPTVPPRVEYTATPMARELYESLVALTRWAERHREGISAARAAYDREHGAPVG, from the coding sequence ATGTCCCAGGGGAACAGGTGTGTGTCCGTCCAGGCCGACCAGGCGCGGGCCTGCACCGTGCGGGAGGCGCTGGACCGGGTCGGTGGGAAGTGGAGCATCGGCATCCTGATCGCCGCCTCCCAGGGCCCGATCCGCTTCACCGAACTGGAGCGCCAGGTGGAGGGGATCAGCCGGCGGATGCTCACGCTGACCCTGCGCAACCTGGAGCGGGACGGCCTGCTGCACCGGCGCGTCCACCCCACCGTGCCGCCCCGGGTCGAGTACACGGCCACCCCGATGGCGCGGGAGCTCTACGAGTCGCTGGTGGCGCTCACCCGCTGGGCGGAACGGCACCGCGAGGGGATCAGCGCGGCGCGGGCGGCGTACGACCGGGAGCACGGGGCGCCGGTCGGCTGA
- a CDS encoding MFS transporter, which translates to MTGTNRWPALLVLSAGSLMIILDGSIVAVALPAVQADLGFPAAGLAWVVNAYLVAFGGLLLLAGRLGDLLGRRQVFLAGVALFTLASLLCAAATGPGTLVAARFAQGVGGALATAVSLGMIVRIFPEPAERARAIAVFSFTGAAGASLGLLVGGVLTDLTGWRSIFLINLPIGAAIVAGAVRLIAPDRGAGLRAGLDLLGAVLATAGLMAAVLAIVGAGEHGWTSPRTLGAGALAAALLAGFAVRQRRAGTPLLPPRVLRAPGLVAANATQFLMVAAYFGFQFLLALHLQLVLGLDPAATGFAFLPTPLVIAAVSLGLAGRLVARFGARTVLVGGLALAVVGFLLLVRLPVDARYAADVLPAMLVFGVAGGLTLPAVTTLAMAGAEPADAGLASGLANTTQQVGGALGLAVLATLAASRTDALRAAGTDQVAALALGYRSAFAVAAALVAAALLVALLTARPARAAGPAGTAGPAGIFRAARRPAAPSTSAVPEARSAR; encoded by the coding sequence ATGACGGGGACCAACCGCTGGCCCGCGCTGCTCGTGCTCAGCGCCGGCAGCCTGATGATCATCCTGGACGGCAGCATCGTCGCCGTCGCGCTGCCGGCCGTCCAGGCCGACCTCGGCTTCCCGGCCGCCGGGCTGGCCTGGGTGGTGAACGCGTACCTGGTCGCCTTCGGCGGGCTGCTGCTCCTGGCCGGGCGGCTGGGCGACCTGCTCGGCCGGCGGCAGGTGTTCCTGGCCGGGGTCGCCCTGTTCACCCTCGCCTCGCTGCTCTGCGCGGCCGCCACCGGTCCGGGCACCCTGGTCGCCGCCCGGTTCGCGCAGGGCGTCGGAGGCGCGCTCGCCACCGCGGTCAGCCTCGGCATGATCGTCCGGATCTTCCCCGAGCCGGCCGAGCGGGCCCGCGCCATCGCCGTGTTCAGCTTCACCGGCGCGGCCGGGGCCTCACTCGGGCTGCTGGTCGGCGGAGTCCTCACCGACCTGACCGGCTGGCGGTCGATCTTCCTGATCAACCTGCCGATCGGCGCGGCGATCGTGGCCGGCGCCGTACGGCTCATCGCGCCGGACCGCGGCGCCGGGCTGCGGGCCGGGTTGGACCTGCTCGGCGCGGTGCTGGCCACGGCCGGGCTGATGGCCGCGGTGCTGGCCATCGTGGGCGCCGGGGAGCACGGCTGGACCTCACCGCGCACCCTCGGCGCGGGCGCGCTCGCCGCCGCGCTGCTCGCCGGCTTCGCGGTCCGACAGCGGCGTGCCGGCACGCCGCTGTTGCCGCCCCGGGTGCTGCGCGCGCCCGGCCTGGTCGCCGCGAACGCCACCCAGTTCCTCATGGTGGCCGCCTACTTCGGCTTCCAGTTCCTGCTCGCCCTGCACCTGCAACTCGTCCTCGGGCTGGACCCGGCCGCCACCGGCTTCGCCTTCCTGCCCACCCCGCTGGTGATCGCGGCCGTCTCGCTGGGGCTCGCCGGTCGGCTGGTGGCCCGGTTCGGCGCCCGGACCGTGCTGGTCGGCGGGCTGGCGCTCGCCGTGGTCGGGTTCCTGCTGCTGGTCCGCCTCCCGGTGGACGCCCGCTACGCCGCCGACGTGCTGCCCGCGATGCTGGTCTTCGGCGTGGCGGGCGGGCTCACCCTGCCGGCGGTCACCACCCTGGCCATGGCCGGTGCGGAGCCCGCCGACGCCGGGCTCGCCTCCGGGCTGGCCAACACCACCCAGCAGGTCGGCGGGGCGCTCGGGCTGGCCGTGCTGGCCACCCTGGCGGCGAGCCGCACCGACGCGCTGCGCGCCGCCGGCACCGACCAGGTCGCGGCCCTCGCCCTGGGCTACCGGTCCGCCTTCGCGGTCGCCGCCGCCCTGGTGGCCGCCGCCCTCCTGGTCGCGCTCCTGACCGCCCGCCCGGCCCGCGCCGCCGGCCCCGCCGGCACCGCCGGCCCCGCCGGCATCTTCCGCGCCGCCCGCCGGCCCGCCGCGCCTTCCACTTCCGCGGTCCCGGAGGCGCGCTCCGCCCGCTGA
- the pdxR gene encoding MocR-like pyridoxine biosynthesis transcription factor PdxR: MDWADFGVDLHLELDATGGRRAGLERALRDAIRDGRLPPATRLPATRVLAAELGLSRGTVSAAYDQLVAEGWLVARIGAGTEVSGLRRAAPPPAAPPPGSATFRYDLRPGSPDVGLFPVTAWLRATRRALAVAPAEAYGYGDPRGRPELRRALAGYLGRARGVLADPERIVVTTGYVQALVLLTGVLRDAGSPAVAMEDPGLAFHREVVRRHGGTVLPLPVDGLGARTDLLGAGSLARVGAAVVTPAHQFPTGVTLHPTRRHALAEWARATGGLVVEDDYDGEFRYDRQPVGAVQGTAPEQVAYVGTAAKTLGPALRLAWLVLPARLVEPVVEAKRHLDLQSETIGQLALAELIDGHGYDRQIRTVRRRYRQRRDLLLDRLARRSALDGVAAGLHATVHLRPGGPTEAEVLAVAAARGLAVSGLAMHRHHPESGRPGLVVGYAHPPAHAYPAAVDLLAGVLHDLDA; the protein is encoded by the coding sequence ATGGACTGGGCCGATTTCGGCGTCGACCTGCACCTGGAGCTGGACGCCACCGGCGGCCGGCGTGCCGGCCTGGAACGGGCGCTGCGGGACGCCATCCGCGACGGGCGGCTCCCGCCGGCCACCCGGCTGCCGGCCACCCGCGTCCTCGCCGCCGAGCTGGGCCTGTCCCGGGGCACCGTGAGCGCCGCCTACGACCAGCTGGTCGCCGAGGGCTGGCTGGTGGCCCGGATCGGCGCGGGCACGGAGGTCAGCGGGCTGCGCCGGGCCGCGCCGCCGCCGGCCGCGCCGCCGCCCGGGTCCGCCACCTTCCGGTACGACCTGCGCCCGGGCAGCCCCGACGTCGGGCTCTTCCCGGTCACCGCCTGGCTGCGGGCCACCCGGCGGGCGCTGGCCGTCGCCCCCGCCGAGGCGTACGGCTACGGCGACCCGCGCGGCCGCCCGGAGCTGCGCCGGGCGCTCGCCGGCTACCTGGGCCGGGCCCGCGGCGTGCTGGCCGACCCGGAACGGATCGTGGTCACCACCGGGTACGTCCAGGCCCTCGTGCTGCTCACCGGAGTGCTCCGGGACGCCGGCAGCCCGGCGGTGGCCATGGAGGACCCCGGGCTGGCCTTCCACCGGGAGGTGGTCCGCCGGCACGGCGGCACCGTGCTGCCGCTGCCGGTCGACGGGCTCGGCGCGCGCACCGACCTGCTCGGCGCCGGGTCGCTGGCCCGGGTGGGGGCCGCCGTGGTGACCCCGGCGCACCAGTTCCCCACCGGGGTGACCTTGCACCCGACCCGCCGGCACGCCCTGGCGGAGTGGGCCCGGGCCACCGGCGGGCTGGTGGTCGAGGACGACTACGACGGCGAGTTCCGCTACGACCGGCAGCCCGTCGGCGCGGTCCAGGGCACCGCACCGGAGCAGGTCGCGTACGTGGGCACGGCGGCGAAGACGCTGGGGCCGGCGCTCCGCCTGGCCTGGCTGGTGCTGCCGGCCCGGCTCGTGGAGCCGGTGGTGGAGGCCAAGCGCCACCTGGATCTGCAGAGCGAGACGATCGGCCAGCTCGCCCTCGCCGAGCTGATCGACGGGCACGGCTACGACCGGCAGATCCGCACGGTCCGGCGCCGTTACCGGCAGCGGCGGGACCTGCTACTGGACCGGCTGGCCCGCCGGTCGGCCCTCGACGGGGTGGCGGCCGGCCTGCACGCCACCGTCCACCTCCGACCGGGCGGCCCGACCGAGGCGGAGGTGCTGGCCGTGGCCGCCGCGCGCGGTCTCGCCGTCAGCGGGCTGGCGATGCACCGGCACCACCCGGAGAGCGGGCGTCCCGGCCTGGTGGTCGGCTACGCCCACCCACCGGCGCACGCCTATCCGGCCGCCGTGGACCTGCTGGCCGGGGTGTTGCACGACCTGGACGCCTGA
- a CDS encoding isocitrate lyase/PEP mutase family protein yields MTELSPRAAALRALHRPGDPLILPNAWDPGSARAVVAAGFPAVATSSAAVAEALGHADGEATPVAEMFAAVGRIAAAVPVPVTADLERGYGLRPAELVERLLAAGAVGCNIEDSDPRTRELYDVEEQADLLAGIRAAAGAAGVDLVLNARVDVHLRAYGPAEGRLAEAVRRARRYRAAGADSVYPILLADPEQIRQVVTEVDAPVNVMARPGTPTPGELTALGVARISYGSGLYAAARARIVGMLAAIAAGHEAFPTGEEAR; encoded by the coding sequence ATGACCGAGCTGAGCCCGCGGGCCGCCGCGCTGCGCGCGCTGCACCGCCCCGGGGACCCGCTGATCCTGCCGAACGCCTGGGACCCGGGATCCGCCCGGGCGGTGGTCGCGGCCGGCTTCCCGGCCGTCGCCACCAGCAGCGCCGCGGTCGCCGAGGCGCTCGGCCACGCCGACGGCGAGGCCACGCCGGTGGCCGAGATGTTCGCGGCGGTCGGCCGGATCGCCGCCGCCGTGCCGGTCCCGGTCACCGCGGACCTGGAACGGGGGTACGGGCTGCGCCCGGCCGAGCTGGTCGAGCGGCTGCTGGCGGCCGGGGCGGTGGGCTGCAACATCGAGGACTCCGACCCGCGTACCCGCGAGCTGTACGACGTCGAGGAGCAGGCGGACCTGCTCGCCGGCATCCGGGCGGCGGCCGGCGCGGCCGGCGTGGACCTGGTGCTCAACGCCCGGGTCGACGTGCACCTGCGGGCGTACGGGCCGGCCGAGGGGCGGCTCGCCGAGGCGGTGCGCCGGGCCCGCCGCTACCGGGCCGCCGGAGCGGACAGCGTCTACCCGATCCTGCTGGCCGACCCGGAGCAGATCCGCCAGGTCGTCACCGAGGTGGACGCGCCGGTCAACGTGATGGCCCGGCCCGGCACCCCCACCCCGGGCGAGCTGACCGCCCTCGGCGTGGCCCGGATCAGCTACGGCTCGGGCCTGTACGCGGCGGCCCGCGCCCGTATCGTCGGGATGCTCGCCGCGATCGCGGCGGGCCACGAGGCGTTCCCGACCGGAGAGGAGGCCCGGTGA
- a CDS encoding cupin domain-containing protein translates to MTYPPPRYPGDQGEQSATYRPADQPPELVYPSGGTAHYLATGASTNGQFGLYRWEMGPQPSGPSPHFHRSISESFFILSGAVRIYDGRRWIDTGPGDFVHVPEGGVHAFRNESGESASMLLHFAPGAPREGYFEGLLDLADRSEEEQAEFFLRHDTFWV, encoded by the coding sequence GTGACCTACCCGCCGCCGCGTTACCCGGGCGACCAGGGCGAGCAGTCGGCCACCTACCGCCCGGCGGACCAACCCCCGGAGCTGGTCTATCCCTCCGGCGGCACGGCGCACTACCTGGCCACGGGCGCGTCGACCAACGGGCAGTTCGGCCTGTACCGCTGGGAGATGGGTCCGCAGCCGAGCGGCCCGTCGCCGCACTTCCACCGGTCCATCTCGGAGTCCTTCTTCATCCTCTCGGGCGCGGTACGCATCTACGACGGCCGGCGGTGGATCGACACCGGGCCCGGGGACTTCGTGCACGTCCCCGAGGGCGGCGTCCACGCGTTCCGCAACGAGTCCGGCGAGTCGGCGTCGATGTTGCTGCACTTCGCCCCGGGCGCGCCCCGGGAGGGCTACTTCGAAGGCCTGCTGGACCTGGCCGACCGGAGCGAGGAGGAACAGGCGGAGTTCTTCCTGCGGCACGACACGTTCTGGGTCTGA
- the ligD gene encoding non-homologous end-joining DNA ligase, which translates to MGAADETRAGVSLTNLDQPLFDGAGATKRDLVDYLDAVHERMLPGLRDRPLSVVRVRPGQDPFMQKNLPKYTPDWVRRTSVWAEASHRDISYALCDDRRTLLWFANQRAVEYHPTLGHAGNPEHPTHLVLDLDPPPGDSFGVAVRTALLVRQALTDAGLAGAVKTSGAKGLHVIVPVDPATTAEEAAAATRALAARAERLDPALATTAFIVEDRGGRVFVDSTRSYGATVVAAYSPRIRPGTPVSYPVGWADVEAATTADFTVKTVPGLLGDRDPWAEALPAPQRLPEELVAEGRTIPVARVQAMHEGKRRAKARREAG; encoded by the coding sequence ATGGGTGCCGCTGACGAGACCCGGGCCGGGGTGTCACTGACCAACCTGGACCAACCGCTGTTCGACGGGGCCGGGGCCACCAAACGTGACCTGGTCGACTACCTGGACGCCGTCCACGAGCGGATGCTGCCCGGGCTGCGGGACCGGCCGCTGTCGGTGGTCCGGGTGCGGCCCGGCCAGGACCCGTTCATGCAGAAGAACCTGCCGAAGTACACACCGGACTGGGTGCGCCGCACCTCGGTCTGGGCGGAGGCCTCGCACCGCGACATCTCGTACGCCCTCTGCGACGACCGGCGCACGCTGCTGTGGTTCGCCAACCAGCGGGCGGTCGAGTACCACCCGACGCTGGGCCACGCCGGCAACCCCGAGCACCCCACCCACCTGGTGCTCGACCTGGACCCGCCGCCGGGCGACTCGTTCGGCGTGGCGGTCCGCACCGCGCTGCTGGTCCGGCAGGCCCTCACCGACGCGGGGCTGGCCGGTGCCGTGAAGACCAGCGGGGCGAAGGGCCTGCACGTGATCGTGCCGGTGGACCCGGCGACGACGGCCGAGGAGGCCGCCGCGGCGACCCGCGCCCTCGCGGCCCGGGCCGAACGGCTCGACCCGGCGCTGGCCACCACCGCCTTCATCGTCGAGGACCGGGGCGGCCGGGTCTTCGTCGACTCCACCCGGTCGTACGGTGCGACAGTGGTGGCCGCATACAGCCCGCGCATCCGGCCCGGCACGCCGGTGTCGTACCCGGTCGGCTGGGCCGATGTCGAGGCGGCGACCACGGCCGACTTCACGGTGAAGACCGTGCCGGGGCTGCTCGGCGACCGGGACCCGTGGGCGGAGGCGCTGCCCGCGCCGCAGCGGCTGCCGGAGGAGCTGGTTGCCGAGGGGCGGACCATCCCGGTGGCCCGGGTGCAGGCCATGCACGAGGGCAAGCGCCGCGCGAAGGCCCGCCGCGAGGCCGGCTGA
- a CDS encoding S8 family serine peptidase — MLPHTPLRRAAATGVAGAVLATTLFGPPAPTAGAAAPSTPGRAAPASTVTLITGDVVTVTEIGAGRYSTDIRRPTGARGGVHAQTIGKDLYVIPDEVLPYLASGRLDRRLFDVTGLIEDGYDDRHSDGIPLIVSYADAASARRPAPAGTTKVRPLASVRGAAVRATKRQARRVWDAVTPDVATVAPASAAATPVLADGISRIWLDGRVHAQLADSTAQIGAPAAWAAGRDGSGVKVAVLDTGYDTDHPDLAGRVSASATFVPDETVEDGNGHGTHVASTVGGSGAASGGLEKGVAPKADLIVGKILADEGYGADSWVIAGMEWAAGQGARVVSMSIGGDQSTDGTDPLSTAVNQLTAQTGALFVVAAGNAGAEGVISSPGAADAALTVAAVDSADELAEFSSRGPRFGDYALKPDIAAPGVDILAAKAGGTAADGWYQSMSGTSMATPHVAGAAAVLAQQHPDWRAEQLKNALMSTAKKRDGQTAYQVGAGRVDIPAGLGATVTATGSAYFGFQGWPHDHPAPIDRTITYTNTGDAAVTLDLSVTGEIAGGPMDADPHADEGTPAPGIFTLAAETLVVPAHGTASVTGTAHPELAAAGRRYLGEITATAAGGTRTHTTLGLYVEEERHDLTFSIKDRAGRYASTFLAVQRFGEADPYFLTSSDTGPTTVRLRPGTYSVWSFLDVPGNHGPDSRGTALLGDPEIVLDRDRTISLDARRAVEATATVPKRTEDRILMMDWYRSDGAISSIDDKYILAPWADTMYVLPTKQVTRGAFEYETRWRKAYPLLTITDRGREVRFLGQPGSALHEGRRQADGVFAGFGRPADYAGRDVRGKVVLVNRSDELSNAERAKAAADAGAELLIVVNDAPDPYSQWVGDDEGGLSGVPVVGVTSTTGGPLIDRASRGQLRLGLEGTPSSPYTYDLVDPHPGRIPADLAYRPRPADLAVVEMRFHGDAPTQGGEFREDFRPYRTYSAGFPLWQGMQRTRTDYVSTQPGTTWRESAIGGREMELASVGEQRAYRPGSRSTVSFFGPVTRPRDNASFYASERNAGWLTFNVQPWSDGDRGHAGFMQWGSDLAFTVRRDGAEVAKVDGWAQATIEGNPDGVGHYTLDLVASRAGYRLSPRTHTTWEVSSPHVESVDDLDVVAVLQLDYAVSTDLLGNAPGGGQHLTVTPSHLPGAAGAGTIAGTGLAVSFDDGAHWRDVPLVRRGGTWVADFVAPDTGYVSLKVTAWDDAGNRVSQEITRAYGLTTRGPR; from the coding sequence ATGCTCCCCCACACACCCCTGCGCCGAGCCGCCGCCACCGGTGTCGCCGGCGCCGTGCTGGCGACGACCCTCTTCGGCCCGCCGGCACCGACCGCGGGCGCCGCCGCGCCGTCCACTCCGGGCCGGGCGGCCCCGGCCAGCACCGTCACCCTCATCACCGGTGACGTCGTCACGGTCACCGAGATCGGCGCGGGCCGGTACTCGACCGACATCCGGCGCCCGACCGGCGCCCGGGGCGGCGTGCACGCGCAGACCATCGGCAAGGACCTCTACGTCATCCCCGACGAGGTGCTCCCGTACCTCGCGTCCGGGCGCCTCGACCGGCGGCTCTTCGACGTCACCGGCCTGATCGAGGACGGCTACGACGACCGGCACTCCGACGGCATCCCGCTGATCGTGAGCTACGCCGACGCGGCGTCCGCCCGGCGTCCCGCGCCGGCCGGCACCACGAAGGTCCGGCCGCTGGCGAGCGTCCGCGGCGCGGCGGTCCGGGCCACCAAGCGCCAGGCCCGCCGGGTCTGGGACGCCGTCACCCCGGACGTCGCCACGGTCGCTCCGGCCTCGGCCGCCGCGACCCCGGTGCTGGCCGACGGCATCAGCCGGATCTGGCTGGACGGCAGAGTCCACGCCCAGCTCGCCGACAGCACCGCCCAGATCGGCGCCCCGGCGGCCTGGGCGGCCGGGCGCGACGGCTCCGGCGTGAAGGTCGCCGTCCTCGACACCGGGTACGACACCGACCACCCCGACCTGGCCGGCCGGGTCAGCGCGAGCGCCACCTTCGTGCCCGACGAGACGGTTGAGGACGGCAACGGCCACGGCACCCACGTCGCCTCGACGGTCGGTGGCAGCGGCGCCGCGTCCGGCGGCCTGGAGAAGGGCGTCGCCCCGAAGGCCGACCTGATCGTCGGCAAGATCCTCGCGGACGAGGGCTACGGCGCCGACTCGTGGGTGATCGCCGGCATGGAATGGGCCGCCGGCCAGGGCGCCCGGGTGGTCAGCATGAGCATCGGCGGCGACCAGTCGACCGACGGCACCGACCCGCTGAGCACCGCGGTCAACCAGCTCACCGCCCAGACCGGCGCCCTGTTCGTGGTGGCCGCGGGCAACGCCGGCGCCGAGGGCGTGATCAGCTCACCGGGCGCCGCGGACGCCGCGCTCACCGTCGCCGCCGTGGACTCCGCCGACGAACTCGCCGAGTTCTCCAGCCGGGGACCGCGCTTCGGCGACTACGCCCTCAAGCCGGACATCGCCGCCCCGGGCGTGGACATCCTCGCCGCGAAGGCGGGCGGGACCGCGGCGGACGGCTGGTACCAGTCGATGAGCGGCACGTCGATGGCCACGCCGCACGTTGCGGGCGCCGCGGCGGTCCTCGCCCAGCAGCACCCGGACTGGCGCGCGGAGCAGCTGAAGAACGCGCTCATGAGCACCGCGAAGAAGCGGGACGGCCAGACCGCCTACCAGGTGGGCGCGGGGCGGGTCGACATCCCGGCCGGCCTCGGCGCCACGGTGACCGCCACCGGCTCGGCGTACTTCGGGTTCCAGGGCTGGCCCCACGACCATCCCGCACCGATCGACCGCACCATCACCTACACCAACACCGGCGACGCGGCCGTGACGCTCGACCTGTCGGTGACCGGCGAGATCGCCGGCGGCCCGATGGACGCCGACCCGCACGCCGACGAGGGCACGCCGGCGCCGGGGATCTTCACCCTGGCCGCGGAGACGCTCGTGGTGCCCGCGCACGGCACGGCCTCGGTCACCGGGACCGCCCACCCAGAGCTGGCCGCGGCCGGTCGCCGCTACCTCGGCGAGATCACCGCGACCGCCGCGGGTGGCACCCGCACGCACACCACGCTCGGCCTCTACGTGGAGGAGGAGCGGCACGACCTGACCTTCTCGATCAAGGACCGCGCCGGCCGGTACGCGTCGACATTCCTCGCGGTGCAGCGCTTCGGTGAGGCCGACCCCTACTTCCTCACCAGCAGCGACACCGGGCCCACCACGGTACGGCTGCGGCCGGGCACCTACAGCGTCTGGAGCTTCCTGGACGTGCCGGGCAACCACGGCCCCGACTCCCGTGGCACCGCCCTGCTGGGCGACCCGGAGATCGTGCTGGACCGGGACCGGACGATCAGCCTCGACGCCCGCAGGGCGGTGGAGGCCACCGCCACGGTGCCGAAGCGGACCGAGGACCGGATCCTCATGATGGACTGGTACCGGTCGGACGGCGCAATCAGCAGCATCGACGACAAGTACATCCTGGCGCCGTGGGCCGACACCATGTACGTCCTGCCGACCAAGCAGGTCACCCGGGGTGCCTTCGAGTACGAGACCCGCTGGCGCAAGGCGTATCCGCTGCTCACGATCACCGACCGGGGTCGGGAGGTGCGCTTCCTCGGCCAGCCGGGCTCGGCGCTGCACGAAGGCCGCAGGCAGGCCGACGGCGTCTTCGCCGGTTTCGGGCGCCCGGCGGACTACGCGGGCCGCGACGTGCGGGGCAAGGTCGTGCTGGTGAACCGCTCCGACGAGCTGAGCAACGCCGAGCGCGCGAAGGCGGCCGCCGATGCGGGAGCCGAGCTGCTCATCGTCGTCAACGACGCGCCGGACCCGTACTCGCAGTGGGTGGGCGACGACGAGGGCGGGCTCAGCGGCGTGCCGGTCGTCGGCGTCACGTCCACCACCGGTGGTCCGCTGATCGACCGGGCCAGCCGGGGGCAGTTGCGGCTCGGACTGGAGGGCACTCCCAGTTCGCCGTACACGTACGACCTGGTCGACCCGCACCCCGGCCGGATCCCGGCCGACCTCGCGTACCGGCCCCGGCCGGCGGACCTCGCCGTGGTGGAGATGCGGTTCCACGGTGACGCCCCCACCCAGGGCGGCGAGTTCCGGGAGGACTTCCGTCCCTACCGCACCTACTCGGCCGGCTTCCCGCTCTGGCAGGGCATGCAGCGGACCCGAACCGACTACGTCTCGACCCAGCCGGGCACCACTTGGCGGGAGAGCGCCATCGGCGGCCGGGAGATGGAGCTGGCCTCGGTCGGCGAGCAGCGGGCCTACCGGCCGGGCAGCCGCAGCACCGTCTCCTTTTTCGGGCCGGTCACCCGGCCCCGGGACAACGCCTCGTTCTACGCGTCCGAACGCAACGCGGGCTGGCTGACCTTCAACGTCCAGCCCTGGTCGGACGGCGACCGGGGGCACGCCGGGTTCATGCAGTGGGGCAGCGATCTCGCCTTCACCGTCCGGCGGGACGGCGCGGAGGTCGCGAAGGTGGACGGCTGGGCCCAGGCGACCATTGAGGGCAACCCGGACGGCGTCGGCCACTACACGCTCGACCTGGTGGCCAGCCGCGCCGGGTACCGGCTGTCCCCGCGTACCCACACCACCTGGGAGGTGAGCTCCCCGCACGTCGAGAGCGTGGACGACCTCGACGTCGTGGCGGTGCTCCAACTGGACTATGCGGTCTCGACCGACCTGCTCGGGAACGCCCCCGGCGGCGGCCAGCACCTCACCGTCACCCCGTCCCACCTGCCGGGTGCCGCCGGCGCCGGGACGATCGCCGGGACGGGGCTCGCCGTGTCGTTCGACGACGGGGCCCACTGGCGGGACGTGCCCCTGGTCCGCCGGGGCGGGACCTGGGTGGCAGACTTCGTGGCCCCCGACACCGGCTACGTCTCGCTGAAGGTCACTGCCTGGGACGACGCCGGCAACCGGGTCAGTCAGGAGATCACCCGGGCCTACGGCCTCACCACCCGCGGTCCGCGGTAG